In one window of Pseudochaenichthys georgianus chromosome 5, fPseGeo1.2, whole genome shotgun sequence DNA:
- the sec61a1a gene encoding protein transport protein Sec61 subunit alpha-like 1: MGIKFLEVIKPFCAVLPEIQKPERKIQFREKVLWTAITLFIFLVCCQIPLFGIMSSDSADPFYWMRVILASNRGTLMELGISPIVTSGLIMQLLAGAKIIEVGDTPKDRALFNGAQKLFGMIITIGQAIVYVMTGMYGDPSEMGAGICLLIIIQLFVAGLIVLLLDELLQKGYGLGSGISLFIATNICETIVWKAFSPTTVNTGRGTEFEGAIIALFHLLATRTDKVRALREGFYRQNLPNLLNLIATVFVFAVVIYFQGFRVDLPIKSARYRGQYNTYPIKLFYTSNIPIILQSALVSNLYVISQMLSTRFSGNFLVNLLGTWSDATSGGPARAYPVAGLCYYLSPPESFGNVLDDPVHAGIYIVFMLGSCAFFSKTWIEVSGSSAKDVAKQLKEQQMVMRGHRETSMVHELNRYIPTAAAFGGLCIGGLSVMADFLGAIGSGTGILLAVTIIYQYFEIFVKEQSEVGSMGALLF; this comes from the exons ATGGGTA tCAAATTCCTGGAGGTGATAAAGCCGTTCTGTGCAGTATTGCCAGAAATCCAAAAACCTGAAAGAAAG ATCCAGTTCAGAGAGAAGGTATTATGGACTGCCATCACTCTCTTCATCTTCCTGGTTTGTTGCCAG ATCCCCCTCTTTGGCATCATGTCGTCAGACTCTGCAGATCCTTTCTACTGGATGAGAGTCATTCTGGCCTCAAACAGAG GTACCCTGATGGAGCTCGGTATCTCGCCTATCGTCACCTCCGGCCTCATCATGCAGCTGCTGGCTGGAGCTAAGATCATTGAAGTCGGAGACACACCAAAGGACAGAGCGCTCTTCAATGGAGCTCAGAAAT TGTTTGGAATGATCATCACCATCGGACAGGCCATCGTGTATGTGATGACCGGCATGTATGGAGATCCCTCTGAGATGGGCGCAGGAATCTGTCTGCTCATCATCATTCAG CTGTTTGTAGCTGGGCTCATCGTGCTGCTGCTGGACGAGTTGCTCCAAAAGGGCTACGGTCTCGGTTCAGGAATCTCGTTGTTTATTGCCACCAACATCTGTGAGACAATCGTGTGGAAGGCCTTCAGCCCCACAACGGTGAACACTGGAAGAG GTACAGAGTTTGAGGGAGCAATCATTGCCCTGTTCCATCTGCTGGCCACTCGTACAGACAAAGTGCGAGCTTTGAGAGAAGGCTTCTACAGGCAGAACCTGCCCAACCTCTTGAACCTCATCGCCACCGTGTTTGTCTTCGCTGTAGTCATATACTTTCAG GGATTCAGAGTGGATCTGCCCATCAAGTCTGCTCGCTACCGTGGCCAGTACAACACCTACCCCATCAAGCTGTTCTACACCTCCAACATCCCCATCATCCTGCAGTCCGCCCTCGTCTCCAACCTGTATGTCATCTCCCAGATGCTTTCCACACGCTTCAGTGGCAACTTCCTGGTCAATCTGCTCGGTACCTGGTCT GATGCTACGTCAGGTGGTCCAGCCCGGGCCTACCCTGTAGCCGGACTCTGTTACTACCTCTCTCCGCCGGAGTCGTTTGGTAATGTTCTCGATGACCCGGTCCACGCTGGCATCTATATCGTCTTCATGCTCGGATCATGTGCCTTTTTCTCCAAGACCTGGATTGAAGTCTCTGGCTCCTCCGCTAAAGAT GTGGCGAAACAGCTGAAGGAGCAGCAGATGGTGATGAGGGGACACAGAGAAACCTCAATGGTCCACGAGCTGAACAG GTACATTCCTACAGCAGCTGCCTTTGGTGGACTGTGTATCGGAGGTCTATCAGTAATGGCCGACTTCCTCGGAGCCATTGGTTCTGGCACCGGTATCCTGCTGGCCGTCACCATCATCTATCAGTACTTTGAGATCTTTGTGAAAGAACAGAGCGAAGTGGGCAGCATGGGGGCTCTGCTGTTCTAG
- the LOC117447057 gene encoding mitochondrial intermembrane space import and assembly protein 40-B-like produces the protein MSSVRDEGKDRIIFVTKEDHATPSSAELVEEDPDDPYEERGLILPSGEINWNCPCLGGMASGPCGTEFKDAFSCFHYSKEEVKGSECLEHFRAMQECIQRYPELYPQEDDKVQKEQSSETEPTSQDSASAETPGADSTSAETPGADSTSAETPGADSTSATEPDSDSMPPNTEGSGDS, from the exons ATGAGCTCGGTCAGAGATGAAG GTAAGGACCGAATTATCTTTGTCACCAAAGAGGATCATGCAACACCCAGCAGTGCTGAGCTGGTAGAGGAAGACCCTGATGACCCTTATGAGGAGCGAG GGCTGATTCTTCCCAGTGGGGAGATCAACTGGAACTGCCCCTGTCTGGGTGGGATGGCCAGCGGACCCTGTGGGACTGAATTTAAAGACGCCTTCTCCTGTTTCCACTACAGTAAGGAGGAGGTGAAGGGATCTGAATGCCTGGAGCACTTCAGGGCCATGCAGGAGTGTATACAGCGTTACCCCGAGCTCTATCCACAAGAAGATGACAAGGTGCAAAAAGAACAATCATCAGAAACAGAGCCGACCTCACAAGACTCTGCATCTGCAGAAACCCCAGGTGCCGACTCAACATCTGCAGAAACCCCAGGTGCCGACTCAACATCTGCAGAAACCCCAGGTGCCGACTCAACATCTGCCACCGAGCCGGACTCTGATAGTATGCCACCTAACACAGAGGGCTCAGGGGATAGCTAG